The region GGCTCGCCGCTCGAACTCAAGTCGGGCCGCAGCTCGGGCGAGCCGCGCGCCGACCACGGGCCGTTCCAGGCCGCGGGGATTCCCGCCGTCTCGCTCTTCGGCATGGGCGGGGCGCACCACGGCTACCACACGAACGAGGACACGATCTTCTTCATCACGCCGAAGACGATGGAGGCGATCGGCCGCGTCGCGCTCGAGGCGGCGGCGAACCTCGCCGACGCGCCGCCCGCCGCGCGCTGACCGCGCCGGATCAGCGGCGCGCGGAGAGGCCGAAGAGGCGGTCGGCGTTCGCGGTCGCCGCGGCGCGGAGCTCGTCCTCGTCGACGCAGCGGATCCGCGCGACGAACGCCGCGGTCACGGCGACGTGGGCCGGCTCGGCGCGCCGGCCGCGGTGCGGAACCGGCGCGAGGTACGGCGCGTCGGTCTCGACCAGCAGCGCGTCGAGCGGCTGCCGCAGCGCGGCGTCGCGCACGGCGCCGGCCTTGGGGAACGTCGCGAGTCCGCTGAACGAGGCGAGGAAGCCGAGCTCGAGCGCCTCCTTGGCGAACGCCGCGTCCTCGCTGAAGCAGTGGATCACGCCGCCGACGTCGCGCGCCCCCTCCTCGCGCAGGATCCGCAGCGTGAGCTCCGGCGCGAGCCGCGTGTGGACGACGATCGGCTTCTTCGCCGCGCGGGCCAGCGCCACCTGCCGCCGGAACGCCTCCTCCTGCGCCGGGCGGGGGGAGAGGTCGTAGTGGAAGTCGAGCCCGATCTCGCCGACGGCGACGACCTCGGGGCGCGCGGCGAGCGCGGCGATCTCGTCGAGCCGCGCCTCGTCGGCGAAGCGCGCGTCGTGCGGATGAATCCCGACGGTCGGGAAGACGAAGCCGGGGTGCGCGGCGGCGAGGTCGAGCGCGGTCCGCGGGCCCTTGCCCGCGGCCTGTCCCGAGCCGACGACGACGAGCGCGACGAGGCCGGCGGCGCGCGCCCGCTCGAGGACCGCGTCGCGGTCCTCGTCGAACGCTTCGACGTCGACGTGGCAGTGGGAGTCTACGAGAGGCGAGGGCAAGGTCGGCTCCGAGGACGGCCCCGCGGCGCGCGGCGCGGCGCGCGCCCCGATGCCGTCGGCGCGGTCAGGGACGGCTCTTGAACGAGCGGAGGAGGATCTCGGCCGCGGCGTCGCGGCGCGAGAGGGCCGAGGCCTTCCCCTGGAACATCCGCCCCGAGCCGCCGCCGCGTCCGCCGAGCGTCTCCGCCACGGCGCGCGCCGCGGACGGCGCGTCGAGCGGGGCCCGCTCGCCGAAGGCCAGCGAGAAGACGCCGGCCTCGCCGGCGCCGGCGGTGAGCAGCGCGACCTTCGTCGGCGCAAGCGGCGCGAACTCCTTCGCCACCCGCTGGAGGAAGGCGCCGTCGCGGTCCGGCCAGTGGCGCGCCGCGACCGGGCTCTCGCCGGACGAGAGCTCGCGCGCCGCGGCGCCGGCGAGCTCCTCCTCGAGCGCCTTCGCCCGCCGCAGCGCGTCCTTGAGCTGCTCGAGCTTGGCCCCGGCCGCGTCGGCGAGTTCTTCGTCGGGGGCGCCGAGGATCTGGCGCAGCGCGCCGGCGAGCGCCTCCCGCTCGGCGAGGCGCGTCCTGGCGCGCCGGCCGGCGACGAAGTGCAGCCGCGTGCCGCCGCGCATCGGCTCGACGCCGAGCAGCTTGATCGTCTCGATTTCGGCGGTGGAGCGGAGATGGGTCCCGCCGCAGGTGTTGAGGTCGATCCCCTCGATCTCGACGAGCCGCACGTCCCCCGAGAACCCCTCGGGCAGGCCGCGCGTGCGGACTTCCATCGTCGCGAACTCGGCGGGGGAGACGCGGCGCGCCGCGACCGGCAGCGCGGCGCGGATCGCCGCGGCGCAGGTCTCCTCGAGGTCGTCGAGCGCCTCGCGCGGAAGGAGCGGCGCGTCGAGCTCGACGTCCGCGTCGCGCTCGCCGAGATGGAACGCGGTCGTCGGCCAGCCGAACTGGTCCTGGGCGATCGCCGTCAGCAGGTGCTGCGCGGTGTGCTGCTGCATGTGCTCGTAGCGGCGGTCCCAGTCCAGCTCCAGCTTCGTCGGCCCGGTCTCGACGGGGGCCGCGAGGAAGACGCGGATCCGGCCGCCGACGCGGCGCACGTCGACCACCGCCGCGTCGCCGAGGCGGCCGCGGTCGGCCGGCTGGCCGCCCCCTTCGGGGTAGAGGATCGAGTCGTCGAGCACGGCGAACGGCCGTCCTTGATCGACGCCGACGTCGCGCACGTAGACGTCCATCTCGGTCAGATACGGGTCGCGCTCGTAGGCCGGAATGTTGGGCATCGTCTCCTCACCAGGAACGGAAGTCGTATTCGGGCGCCGGGCGGTCGTCGAGGATCCGCTCGATCCGCTCCATCGTCGCCGCGTCGAGGCGCGCCGCGACCTCGCCGGCCTGCATATTCTCGCCGACCTGCTCCGGACGCGAGGCCCCGGTGATCACGCTGCTCACGCGCGGGTTCTTGAGGCACCAGGCCAGCGCCAACTGCGCGGTGGTGCAGCCCAACTCGCCGGCCAGCTCGCCGAGGCGGCGGACCTTGGCGATCCGCTCCTGCGCCTCCGACCCGGCGAACCGCTCCCTCATCCACTCGTAGCCGGCGAGCGCGGCGCGCGCGCCTTCGGGGACGCCGTCGTTGTACTTGCCGGAAAGCAGCCCGCCGGCGAGCGGGCTCCAGACGGTGGCGCCGAGGCCGACCGAGCGGTAGAGCGGCGCGTACTCCGCCTCCACGCGCTCGCGGTGGAACATGTTGTACTGCGGCTGCTCCATCGTCGGCGGGACGAGCCGCTCGCGGCGCGCGACGGCGTGCGCCTCCATGATCTGCGCCGCGCTCCACTCGCTCGTGCCCCAGTAGAAGGCGAGTCCGCGCTCCACGAGGTGCGACATCGCGCGGACCGTCTCCTCGATCGGCGTGTGCAGGTCGGGGCGGTGGCAGAAGATCAGGTCGACGTACTTGAGGCGCAGGCGGTCGAGCGAGGCCAGCGTTCCCTCGACGACGTGCTTGCGCGAGAGGCCGACGTCGTTCGGCCCCTTGCCGCCCCAGAAGATCTTCGTCGAGACGACGACGTCGGAGCGTTTCCAGCCGTGCCGCTCGATCGCGCGGCCCATGATCTCCTCCGCGCGGCCGCCGGCGTAGACCTCGGCGTTGTCGAAAAGGTTGGCCCCGCGGCGGAACGCCTCGGCCATCGCGGCCGCGGCGAGATCCTCGTCCATCTGGTCGCCGAACGTGACCCAGGAGCCGAAGGAGAGCGCGGAGACCTTCAGGCCCGAACGGCCCAAGGCGCGGTATTCCATGGTTCCTCCGTCGCCTCCGCGGACCGCCGCCTCCGCGCCGGGCGCGGCCGCGGGGCGGACCCGCGGCCGCGCGGCGCGCTCACTGCAGTCCGAGGCGCTGGAAGAGGGCGGTCGCCATCAGCGGCAGGGCGATCGTCGCGTCGCACGCGACCGACATCTCCACCGCCCCCGTCTCGTACTTGCCCCAGCTCTTCGACTCCGAGATCGTGCAGCCGGAGAGGCCGCCCCACTCCGGGCGGTCGGTCGTGATCCGCACGCCGTAGTGGTACCCCTCGGCCTCGATCGCGTCGTCGCGGAGCTTGAACTTGAGGTACGGATAGACCTGCTGGGCCCAGTTGCGCGGCACGCCGCCGCCGACCGTCACCAGCCCGGCGCGCGTCCGGCCGCGGACCATCTCGGCGAAGGCGCGGACGTCGGCCAGCGTGTCGAAGACGACGCGGCCGGGAAGGCCGTGCGAGTCGCGCTGGTTGCCGGCGACGATCGTCAGGCCCAGTTCGCTGTCGGAGATCGCGGGGATGAAGATCGTCACGCCGTGGCGCGCGGCGGCGGTCAGGACGCCGTGCCCCTTGAGGCGCGAGCCGATCTGGCGGCAGAAGTCGGCGGTCGTGACGATCAGCGCGTCGCCGGCCTTCTGGTATTCAAGCGTGGGGAGGATCGCCGACAGCGCGTCCTCGGCGGCGGTGAAGCCTTCCTCGGGCAGGTAGGTGTCGTAGATGCGGTTGATCGCCTCGTCGCGCAGCACGCCGTCGTCGGCGTACTCGCTGCCGACGTAGTGCGCCTGGTGCTCCTGCGCGGCGATGTTGCAGAGGTCGTGCGACATCGCGGCGCCGGTGGGAACGATCACGTCCACGAGGCCGGCCTCGATCAGCCGGATCACGATCTGCCCCATCCCGGCGGGGATCATCGCCCCGGCGAGGGAGATCACGCGGAGGCAGTCCTTGTCGCGGCACATCCGCTCCCACACGTCGAGCACGCGCGACAGGGCGCGCCCCTGGAAGGAGCAGT is a window of bacterium DNA encoding:
- a CDS encoding alanyl-tRNA editing protein, which produces MPNIPAYERDPYLTEMDVYVRDVGVDQGRPFAVLDDSILYPEGGGQPADRGRLGDAAVVDVRRVGGRIRVFLAAPVETGPTKLELDWDRRYEHMQQHTAQHLLTAIAQDQFGWPTTAFHLGERDADVELDAPLLPREALDDLEETCAAAIRAALPVAARRVSPAEFATMEVRTRGLPEGFSGDVRLVEIEGIDLNTCGGTHLRSTAEIETIKLLGVEPMRGGTRLHFVAGRRARTRLAEREALAGALRQILGAPDEELADAAGAKLEQLKDALRRAKALEEELAGAAARELSSGESPVAARHWPDRDGAFLQRVAKEFAPLAPTKVALLTAGAGEAGVFSLAFGERAPLDAPSAARAVAETLGGRGGGSGRMFQGKASALSRRDAAAEILLRSFKSRP
- a CDS encoding deoxyhypusine synthase family protein — its product is MDRRELLSQKIVPFDPKTAKTADDVLAQLGNCSFQGRALSRVLDVWERMCRDKDCLRVISLAGAMIPAGMGQIVIRLIEAGLVDVIVPTGAAMSHDLCNIAAQEHQAHYVGSEYADDGVLRDEAINRIYDTYLPEEGFTAAEDALSAILPTLEYQKAGDALIVTTADFCRQIGSRLKGHGVLTAAARHGVTIFIPAISDSELGLTIVAGNQRDSHGLPGRVVFDTLADVRAFAEMVRGRTRAGLVTVGGGVPRNWAQQVYPYLKFKLRDDAIEAEGYHYGVRITTDRPEWGGLSGCTISESKSWGKYETGAVEMSVACDATIALPLMATALFQRLGLQ
- a CDS encoding aldo/keto reductase, yielding MEYRALGRSGLKVSALSFGSWVTFGDQMDEDLAAAAMAEAFRRGANLFDNAEVYAGGRAEEIMGRAIERHGWKRSDVVVSTKIFWGGKGPNDVGLSRKHVVEGTLASLDRLRLKYVDLIFCHRPDLHTPIEETVRAMSHLVERGLAFYWGTSEWSAAQIMEAHAVARRERLVPPTMEQPQYNMFHRERVEAEYAPLYRSVGLGATVWSPLAGGLLSGKYNDGVPEGARAALAGYEWMRERFAGSEAQERIAKVRRLGELAGELGCTTAQLALAWCLKNPRVSSVITGASRPEQVGENMQAGEVAARLDAATMERIERILDDRPAPEYDFRSW
- a CDS encoding M28 family metallopeptidase; protein product: GSPLELKSGRSSGEPRADHGPFQAAGIPAVSLFGMGGAHHGYHTNEDTIFFITPKTMEAIGRVALEAAANLADAPPAAR
- a CDS encoding TatD family hydrolase, which encodes MPSPLVDSHCHVDVEAFDEDRDAVLERARAAGLVALVVVGSGQAAGKGPRTALDLAAAHPGFVFPTVGIHPHDARFADEARLDEIAALAARPEVVAVGEIGLDFHYDLSPRPAQEEAFRRQVALARAAKKPIVVHTRLAPELTLRILREEGARDVGGVIHCFSEDAAFAKEALELGFLASFSGLATFPKAGAVRDAALRQPLDALLVETDAPYLAPVPHRGRRAEPAHVAVTAAFVARIRCVDEDELRAAATANADRLFGLSARR